One Arachis hypogaea cultivar Tifrunner chromosome 18, arahy.Tifrunner.gnm2.J5K5, whole genome shotgun sequence genomic window, TCAGTATCATAAGGTCTAATATATATATCTGCTGGTCGCCTTTTCCTTTTGGAAGTTTCAGAAATGCTCAAGTCATTAGAGGGCCAATGCAATGCATTGATTCATTATTTGATAGATATTGATGTACACCCTTACTTATTTCGTTTTGTCTTCTCTTCATATttggcaacaaaaaaaaaatattaacgaaAAAAATAGAACATATCTTATTTACTATCCATAAATTATTAGGGGTGTAAGTTATCGAACCGGACCAAAAATTATCACAAAACCGAATCGAAAATTACAACAATCGacttaaaaatcgaaaaaatcggtttttttgttctttttataaCAAAATCGATCGGTTCGGTTCAGTTTTTAGTTGGCTCGATAgaaatcgaaccaaaccgaaccgaaccgaaaatATGCATCCATATCAATGTTTTAAtcattttaacttttaacctaATAATAAAAACCCCAACCCCTAaccattttaatattttattcttattattttagtttattgacTATTTTAAACTTCTAGTTATTGTGATTCATATTTtactcattaaaaattaaaaatcgaaaaaaccgACCAAACCAAACTGCTATTGATTCGGTTCGGTTCGATTCGATCGTTGTAAAAACAACAAACCGAATAATTGTGTATCTGTAGGAATTAAACATATCGGTTCGGTTGGTTTTTGATCCAAAACCGAATCAAACCGAACCGATAACACCCCTAAATTATcgtaacatttttttttgtcttcttaacaTTAGACATGCATCCACTCTTCATTCAATTCAAGAATACACAAAAAAACTACTTCTAATTAAGTATAGCACTATATGCGTATTGAATTCATACCTATATGcattaataataatacataatacGCACGTATACGTTAGTTTTAATATATTCAATGGTTCTACTGCATGCCTTAACTTTCTGGGTACAAAGTCACCTACCTTATTAATTTTACGTACTGATCGGGAAAGAGATCTGCATCTCTCACTATGTCACACAAAAAcgataaaagaaacatcaacgTTCACCGCTTtgtaaacaataacaacaacaggcaacaTCATCATATCTGTCACGTTATACATATTTGTATGTCTATCACCACAAGTTTTATTCACTCAACTCATTATCAACTAACTCGTCTTGTCTTCTAGTATCTACGTAATTATAACCTTagattatatatacttttttactATGAACTCATTTTTCGTATACTTACTTGGATTCGTGATATTATACAGGTGAAAACTCACATGCAATTGTTTTTATGAGAAGTTACATTTAAAAACTGTTAAATGATTTGACAAATCAATATCTAACtgttctcaactatcaacttcgcATGAAAACAAACGACTGCATGAGTCTTCACCTACAATATAACGCGACTCTCACTTTCAAGCGATTACGCAGAAAACAAAGGGAAATGATATTTACAACCATGTTTTATATAAGTTTTTCCTGAGCACTTTTCttttatgatataaaagataaattactTATCAATTATTTGTAATACCAAAGTTAAAAAGATgtacaaaaataaagataatacaTATAAGATTTCTAGAATAGATCAGAAGAAAGGTATTTGATGAGGTGGTTGACCTGCAGACTTGTTCTTGAAAACAAGAGGTGGTTTAACTGATCTGATTAAGGCCCAGTTAATCCCCTGAAAGAACTCATGTCTCTTAATCTCACAAGACCCACTGTTGTATCCCATTCTCTTCTTTGGATTCTTGATAAGAAGCTTCCCAATAAGATCCTCTGCCTTGGCAATATCCTCCCCAGAATGTGTTATTGTTCCTGATCTTGGGAAACTCAACCGTTTCCTGAGGATATTGTTCATTGTTTTGTCATGGCTTGTTGCATCTTTGAAAGGTGTATCTCCATATAAGAGCTCATAGAGGAACACACCAAATGCCCACCAATCCACAGCACTTCCATGGCCTAATCCCAAGATAACCTCTGGTGCCAAATACTCATGAGTTCCAACAAAAGAATGTGATCTTCCGTTGTTAGGCTCAGCTGAAATCTCAATCTGTTGTGCATGGCTATCACCACCAATAATGCTTGCTTTCTTCCTAGTGCTTCTAGTACCTATATGCTCATAACCATATGAATCGCTGCAACACAGCATTGGCTTATTCTTCTTTATGATCCTATTGTTGGAAACTTGTTTAAGAAGAGTGGGGTGAACTTCCAAGTGAAGAGAGAGATCAAAATCAGTGAGCATGATGTGTCCATCTTCTTGAATAAGCACATTTTCTGGCTTCAGGTCTCTATAAACTATCCCCATCATATGCAGATATTCAAGAGCAACAAGCACCTCAGCCGCAAAGAATCTGTGACAtgacttataataataatatatcattcttgaaaaagaaaagaaaagaaaagatttttggtGTGGCTAAATTACCTTGCTGTGGAGACATTAAAGTGAAGATCTGGCTGGTTCTGCTGAAGCGTGAACAAGTCGCCACCTGGGCAGTAATCCATGACAAAACATGTGTATTGATGAGCTTCAAATTTTGCATGAAGTGTTGGCAGAAAAGGGTGGTCAACAACACTCAGtacttgttcctccatctctgaTCTTttcagcttcttcttcagagccAGAGACTTTCTGTCCACTACTTTCATGGCATACAAACAATTGGGCTGCGGCTTCAAGGACTTGCTGATCTCACACAGGAACACTTTTCCAATATCACCTCGGCCTAGGAGGCGCAAGAGCCGGAAGTGGCCGAGCCTAAGCTGACCACCACGCTCTGCACAAAGCTTCTTCATTGCTTGAGAAGCAGGGTGGCTTGCTCTGTGTGGCCTTTGATTGTGATCCAACGCATAACAATTGTTTCTGCACCGCAAATTATCACTCAAATCTGAAATGCTTCTGGAGACCCTATTCATTTTGCACCACTTCCACACTATTTGAGGAATTCTTTTAGGATCATCAATGGAAGAGTTTTCCTTAGCTTCTTTTATTAGTATTTTCTCTCCTTTTGGCTGCTACTACTAGTAATCTTGTACTTTGCTTCAGTATTTATAGCGGGATGTTCTTTTCTACTTAAAGATGGGATTAAATTTAAATCCAACTTTTTAAACTTTCTATGCCAGTTGAGTAACATCCCCTGTGACACTATTTGCTTAGCAACATGATGTTACGGAAAAGAGTAATGGgtcaaaaacaaaaaggaaaaacaaggTATAGAAATAGTATTGGTTCCAAGTTCCAACGACACTTTGGCTCTAAACGAGTTTTACTTGCGGTGCATCGATTTGAAATAAAGCTAGCTAGCTAATAAAGGTGACTGTGATAGtaatcaaagaaaacaaaatagaatagtGCTAAACGATATGAATTAGTTGGCACAATCTTTTTCTCTCCCTCTTTTTGAGTTCTCCACCGTCCTCCTTTTCCCGCAATCATGCTGCCCTGCTTTAAATTCTACATAAAGAGAAGGATTCACGTCAATACGAGGAGATATACGTTTGGCAACTTAACAATTAACCTGCCTCGAATCTtaagcatgcatgcatgcatgcgtGCCGTTTGATAACTCCAACAAGTTCTTCAAAGTGAATACTAGTATTGAAAACGTCATTTTTACATTAGTAATAGACTACACTTGCAGAATACTTGCTCATTTAGCATCATGTTCAAAATAGCAGACTATGCTCTGGCAATATCATTTTCATGTACATTCCAAATACGTATCCTACACCCCATTTTAGCAAAAAAATCACGATTGCCATTAGTATTGATTGAAACATTTCTTTCAATCTGGGTTTTACTCTAGTATCCTTTTCTGCTCCGGCTACTGGGACTAGCTACATTCCTAGCTCCGAGGGGTTCGGCTGAGCTGTGCAAGTTTCTATGACCAAGAGAGGAGCCTCCTCGATTTGCAGGAGATGCGGGTTGTCGAGGGGATCCTGAACTTGCTTCACTCCCTCTAGATGCTTCAGTCTCCAGACTTTTGGCTTCTTCACGCAGTGCTGCTAGCTGTTGTATCAAAATCATAAGTGCAACACATAGTTAAATGATTTACCAGACGTTGATTAGCAGATGGTGAATAAACAAATATTTCATTAGCTAGGCTGCAAGAATCTAGTGGGCAAGATTAAGAAGCAACTAGATCTAAATCAACACAGAACACAATGAAATTAGTTCCCAATACAAATTCGTGTgatctgtttttttttcttttttttttttttgggaaggaTTTTATGTGAAATACTCCAAATCTATAGAACTCGATAAAACACTGGGAATAAAGCCAACAAAACTATGGTATTGTGACTTGAAAATTTAATACATACCCGAATTTCAGTCTCTCTAAGTCGATCTTGAAGTGAATTTATTGCAGGACTTAAACTGTAAAGTGAGAAAGCAGAATgtgtttatttaaaaactaacatgaaacaaagaaaagaggaattgaagAATGGAGGCTTTGCTCTGACCAATATTCCATCAGTTTGCATAAGGAAGCCTGATAAGTTGAGGTGTGATGTATGAAGGTGAGTGGATGCACTTTGCCGTCCCTACAAAAGAAACGAATAAGGAAAATTAGAGTGACCCCAACATATATAACATTTAAGTGAACAGAATGCTTTCATTTTGCCAGAAAACAAAAAAGCTTCCATAGAAATTTGACATTTGAATTAAGAATTAGCATATGGCATATCAAATTATCACCTCATATTTTGTAAGATGGCTTGGTTATATGCACTTCGTTCCTCTTCAAATAGTACATGTTGCAGATCCGTGTACGACGACAGGGGCAAATCAAGGCTGATAAGAGACAAGGCTGGCAAAACATAAAGGGGAATTTCTTTTCTTACATACTCTGCACCACTGTCATTAAATAAAACCCAAGATTTGAGAAACTATCTTGTCAGCCTCAATGCCTCATAAAGATGAAACATGGTTTACCTGACCAATCATAATAAAATGGAGACAGAAAAATGAAATATCAGACTTCATATGAACGTTTATCTCCATCTCCTAAATGATTATCGTTTTTAATAGAAAGTTTTCAGTTGAAATGTGCCCAGAAAAGTTTCATGTAAGAAACAATAGAAAAATCAGCATGAGGAGTCTAGAGACGAGTTTTGTTAATAGAGGTGAAACAGATGTTAAGTTCTTTTCAAAATATGAATTGATATTACATATTAGTGCCTTCTGAAATTATTCCTAATTTTTGTTTGCATTTGTAAGTACCCTGCAGTTATCCCAATGTCATGCCCCATGTTCCCTTGTATAGCAAAGGGACATGAGAGGATCCTAATCCCAAAAATAGGAATAAACTATTGAGCTGATAACAACAAAGGTATTCGAGGTGAATTACGTACTCATCTATACCTCATGTCCAAATTAGAACGGTGCACAGCTTCCTGCATACTTTCTGACATATCCATGGGATCAACATCAACAATGGAGACGTCTGAATTGTTAGGATGGTAGTTCACTCCCCCTTTTTCTCTCCCCATATAGTTGGCATCGGCAttatcaaagaaataccccaaGTCTGAAGATTTCCCCACACCCTAgccaaaaagtatataattaCATAAATTAGAGAAAGCGTGAAGTAATTTTATCCTGCAGAGAAAAAAGTATGAGCAGAATTCTGCCCATAGAACAACCTCAAGGGGCTGAATGAATCTCCCATAAGATCAAAAACCAACTCTTTAAGATGGCATCACATTCCATGATATGAACAAAAATGTTTACACAAAGCCACTATAATCGAAGATGAACATCTTTTATATAAATCATGCAGATCAATTAGTTTAGACGAATATTACAATATAGAATCATCCAATATCGCAAATGAGACAGATATTTGAGCTCCGAATTCACAGTCACCTTCTCATCAAGCATACATACGCACTTTAACTATAGTATCAGTAGGGAACAAGCTATTATAAAAACACGCATTAATATTCATGAAATGCATTGTTCAACATGATAGATATACACCGCAGCTCGCTAATTATACAATTGATCATGGCGCATATTCTACACTCTAAAAGAAAACGGAGTACCTTAGCAGCTGGAGATGCAATTCTGGAATCACCAGTGTCCTGCTCGGGACTGTCGGGCTTGAATTGAGCAGATCTGAGGGACACATTCTCAGAGGAACTGGGCGAGGAATCGATATCGATAACGGAAGTTCGAATGAGATGGTTCTTGCCATCAGAGGACTGGAAGGCAATGACCTGAATCCTACCGACCTTGTTGGCGTCATGGCTGAAACAGGAGAAGATGAGGCCAATGAAGCCGGAATCGAGGAGCTGGTACATGGCCTGGGTGCGGACGTCGACGTGGGAAGGGAGGACGGTGATGTGAGGGTGTGAGTGGTACCAGCCGATGACGCGGGTGGTTCTGCCGGTGGAGGAGGTCATGCGGTCTGCGAGGGCGGAGGCGGCGGCCAGCTGCTCGGGGTTGGTCTCGACACGGTCCTTGCGGCGATCGGAGCGAGTCTGGGGGGATGCTCCCCAAATGAGAGCGGTGACGTGGCGGCCGTCCTTGGAGTGGTGGATGTCCCCCAAGAGGAGGCCCATGATCTCTTCTGTCTCCGTCGACAATGCGTGCGTGGCGCATGTCAGCCACACCTCCTCCGACATCTTCACCCCCGTCAGTGacatcctttcttcttcttcttcgctcaCTCAAAacccttctctctttctctcactcAACCCAGCTATTCAGATTTCTCTCCTTCTCCCCTTCTCTGATATTTTATGCAAATTATTATTAGTGTTTTCAGTTTGAATGcctttgtaaataaaaaataatattacttatatatatgaaCATCTCAATTAgggtaataaattaataaaaaaaccccaaaaaataatATGTCTTATGAGGAAGTAAAAGTGCAAGTCTGTAAGATGTCAAAGTATACTATTTTCAAAATAATTGAGGAAGTAATAATGTAAATATGTAatatgttctttttttttggtcaagtgaATTGGACAAATAGAGGCTTCAAGGCCCAATATTATAAGATGGATAAAGCccaaaggaaaaaaataatacaaCAAAAGCCTAAGCTCTTCTTctacaaaagacaaaaaaaaatggtCTTCTTGTACAGCCTACAGGCCGGTGCATAGAAACCCCAATTTCACGACGACGCAACACTTGAATAACAACCTCTGCTGGCAAGTGGTAATGGCATCTTCTCCCAAACCATAACAACATATTAGAAGGGATAGTAGCAGGGACGAGCATGGCGGCATCGTTATCAAGCATCCTCTTCAAGGGATTAGCTTCTCGTTCTCGTTCTCCTTCTCTTGCAACTCCGGTAACGCTCCAAAACTCTTGAAATTGGAATTAGGTAACGCTGGAGATGGGGATTGTTTTGTCGGGATCCAGATATTGCTTTGCTTTCTTCTCAGTTGATTATCATTATAATTATTGTTGAAATCTAGAAATTTTCTTCGCTTTTCTCATTATGTCCTATGCTACGAAACAATTTTGTCGATTTTTTCCCTAATAAACGATTTCGGATTCAGTGTTTCCAGTTATCTAATTATGGAATGAGATACTTCACGACGGTGTCAAATGATCCTGACACTCATGACGACTTCAAGCCAGCTAATAAACTTGAGAATTCTGGCATTTCCTTGGCAGATGTTGTTGAGAAGGTGAATTATCTCATACTTGAAAGCTTTATCACCTGTTTCTTGTTTTCATAATGGCATGGTGAACTGTGTGACTTGAACTGTGTTTTGCAGGATGTCAAAGAGAATCCCGTTATGCTTTACATGAAAGGTGTGCCTGATTTTCCACAGTGCGGATTTAGTTCACTTGCTGTTAGAGTTTTAAAACAATATGGTGAGTAAATACAATTGAGGagtgctaggggccagcaacttttgtgatttgtagccatcaaatagccatcaatgatgattttaatggtgtgagattggtatgagatttcatTCAATGGCTCACTTTtgccagaatttaataaagttgctggccTCCTAGACTTTTCCAATACAATTTTGTAAGCTGCATTTTTAGTTATACAAGAAATATGTTCTGTGCTTGTATCTTCATGTTAGGAATGTAGTTTCTCCTCATGTTCCCAAATAATCTACCTATCTAACTACACAATGTGTTGCTCGTTATGGGTGTAGTATTCCATTTTTAACAAACCATATAGTGATTCATTTTTTAAGGCATAATTTTCTCCTCATTGATGAATTATGTTCTTTTAGTTTACAGTAATTTGTGTCCAATGTGAATTTGTATTCATAAACCGTAAAGTTGAGACTATAATTATATTGTGCTATTACAGATGTTCCCATAAGTGCTAGGAACATTTTGGAGGATCCCGAACTGAAAAGTGCTGTAAAGGCTTTCAGGTACATTCATGCTTTCATTTATGTGTTGCTTTCTACTTCATAACAGTAAATTATTTCATTTTGCCATTGCATTTAAAGTGGCCTAGTTATGAGTTCAGATCAATTGTTCATGATAGTTCTAGAAGGGAAGTGCTAACAAGTTAAATTACTTATGACATACCATTCTCCCGTGTTTTTTCCCTGTGCAGTCATTGGCCAACATTTCCACAAGTTTTCATCAAGGGAGAGTTTATTGGCGGATCAGATATTATCCTTAATATGCACCAGGTTAGTTCACACTTCATTTGCTAAT contains:
- the LOC112769189 gene encoding protein kinase PINOID 2, with translation MNRVSRSISDLSDNLRCRNNCYALDHNQRPHRASHPASQAMKKLCAERGGQLRLGHFRLLRLLGRGDIGKVFLCEISKSLKPQPNCLYAMKVVDRKSLALKKKLKRSEMEEQVLSVVDHPFLPTLHAKFEAHQYTCFVMDYCPGGDLFTLQQNQPDLHFNVSTARFFAAEVLVALEYLHMMGIVYRDLKPENVLIQEDGHIMLTDFDLSLHLEVHPTLLKQVSNNRIIKKNKPMLCCSDSYGYEHIGTRSTRKKASIIGGDSHAQQIEISAEPNNGRSHSFVGTHEYLAPEVILGLGHGSAVDWWAFGVFLYELLYGDTPFKDATSHDKTMNNILRKRLSFPRSGTITHSGEDIAKAEDLIGKLLIKNPKKRMGYNSGSCEIKRHEFFQGINWALIRSVKPPLVFKNKSAGQPPHQIPFF
- the LOC112769190 gene encoding monothiol glutaredoxin-S15, mitochondrial isoform X2 is translated as MAASLSSILFKGLASRSRSPSLATPCFQLSNYGMRYFTTVSNDPDTHDDFKPANKLENSGISLADVVEKDVKENPVMLYMKDVPISARNILEDPELKSAVKAFSHWPTFPQVFIKGEFIGGSDIILNMHQNGELKEKLKDITSKK
- the LOC112769188 gene encoding uncharacterized protein is translated as MSLTGVKMSEEVWLTCATHALSTETEEIMGLLLGDIHHSKDGRHVTALIWGASPQTRSDRRKDRVETNPEQLAAASALADRMTSSTGRTTRVIGWYHSHPHITVLPSHVDVRTQAMYQLLDSGFIGLIFSCFSHDANKVGRIQVIAFQSSDGKNHLIRTSVIDIDSSPSSSENVSLRSAQFKPDSPEQDTGDSRIASPAAKGVGKSSDLGYFFDNADANYMGREKGGVNYHPNNSDVSIVDVDPMDMSESMQEAVHRSNLDMSGAEYVRKEIPLYVLPALSLISLDLPLSSYTDLQHVLFEEERSAYNQAILQNMRDGKVHPLTFIHHTSTYQASLCKLMEYCLSPAINSLQDRLRETEIRLAALREEAKSLETEASRGSEASSGSPRQPASPANRGGSSLGHRNLHSSAEPLGARNVASPSSRSRKGY
- the LOC112769190 gene encoding monothiol glutaredoxin-S15, mitochondrial isoform X1; its protein translation is MAASLSSILFKGLASRSRSPSLATPCFQLSNYGMRYFTTVSNDPDTHDDFKPANKLENSGISLADVVEKDVKENPVMLYMKGVPDFPQCGFSSLAVRVLKQYDVPISARNILEDPELKSAVKAFSHWPTFPQVFIKGEFIGGSDIILNMHQNGELKEKLKDITSKK